One genomic region from Sparus aurata chromosome 15, fSpaAur1.1, whole genome shotgun sequence encodes:
- the LOC115596078 gene encoding micronuclear linker histone polyprotein isoform X2 → MYRPGNAAHRPTPFGQPPAQRPPLRFRGACDVPPPGLFPHVPFSTVSSESHFLLNRPPRGHFIRPHCSSFSTDHSTVIASEGRQQISPPAEPRQTQVPQWNPIPVKHHVPDNSDQAGEEFLRCIAANKPLPDYLKGNMAYNLADAFQSASFLKEAVKLDPEFRKHVIRSKSRSRSRSRGKSRGRSRAKSRARSKSRVRSRSRGRSKSHARCKSRARSKSRTHSVGRSQSRSKKSRLRSKSRVRRSKTRSSSGEKSHGKDKTRKRSPSYSYSSSNHLTGNSLLEGLKLVMNSKELEERLPTLKDAILTIQASDETKKVECAHHAADEPRHQQHYSLDSSTSLENDSMLLPHDRVGSDFSWLQAQSQEDSTVQKADELEDEESFLYGSEDIATKEKRARRDGSCTSQTSSDKRKAADNEEKKREKQARMIQMESLMKELEGLLKQDGLSFMTPVIGFYCQKCEEFIGDLNSAENHAAIHYHRGSSSEVQMDQHAGDGKLHLRSFSSSSNQHPRPSDRRDPRDYNYHRGSGDHKKHRDYQLDSRDERDHKSKCTIDNISHRAGQETITLKEEMRKERMLITVSRGLPPPPDVRVKEELHKELEANRSHSKVKVEDKDTKGKSSKDSREKGKGKNESSDSSDDDKGKTHKSKSAKKKKKKEKKKKRDKS, encoded by the exons CCCCACTGTAGCAGCTTCTCCACAGACCATAGTACAGTGATTGCTTCGGAAGGCAGGCAGCAGATCAGCCCTCCTGCAGAACCACGGCAAACTCAGGTCCCACAGTGGAATCCTATTCCTGTGAAACATCATGTTCCAGACAACAG TGACCAAGCTGGTGAGGAATTCTTGAGATGCATTGCAGCAAACAAACCTCTCCCAGACTATCTCAAAGGGAACATGGCATACAACCTGGCTGATGCATTTCAGTCAGCCAGTTTCCTGAAAGAAGCTGTCAAATTGGACCCTGAGTTCCGAAAGCATGTCATCAGGAGCAAAAGCCGTAGTCGAAGCCGAAGTCGCGGCAAAAGCCGGGGTAGATCCCGAGCTAAGAGCCGTGCACGAAGCAAAAGCAGAGTGCGGAGCCGAAGCAGAGGAAGGAGCAAAAGTCATGCTCGCTGTAAGAGCCGAGCAAGAAGCAAAAGCAGGACCCACAGTGTGGGTCGGAGCCAGAGCCGAAGCAAGAAGAGTCGATTACGGAGCAAAAGTCGAGTCAGGAGGTCTAAGACACGAAGTAGTAGTGGTGAAAAGAGTCATggcaaagacaaaacaagaaagagGAGCCccagctacagctacagcagcagtAATCATCTGACGGGGAATAGTCTGTTAGAAGGCCTGAAGCTGGTCATGAACAGCAAAGAACTGGAGGAGAGGTTGCCTACCCTCAAAGATGCCATCCTCACTATTCAG GcctcagatgaaaccaaaaaagTTGAGTGTGCCCATCATGCTGCTGATGAGCCCAGACATCAGCAGCATTACAGTCTGGACAGTTCAACATCATTGGAAAACGACAGTATGCTCCTCCCTCATGACCGCGTAGGCAGTGACTTCTCTTGGCTTCAGGCACAAAGTCAAGAGGACTCCACAGTCCAGAAAGCTGATGAGCTTGAAGATGAAGAGTCGTTCCTGTATGGGAGTGAAGACATtg CAACCAAGGAGAAGCGGGCAAGAAGAGATGGTAGTTGCACATCTCAGACATCTTCTGATAAACGCAAG GCAGCTGacaatgaggaaaaaaagagagagaaacaggctAGAATGATTCAAATGGAATCCCTGATGAAAGAACTAGAGGGATTGTTGAAACAGGATG GATTGTCTTTTATGACACCAGTAATTGGGTTTTACTGCCAGAAGTGTGAGGAATTCATTGGAGACTTGAATAGTGCTGAAAATCATGCTGCCATTCACTATCACAGGGGCTCTAGCAGT gaaGTGCAGATGGACCAGCATGCTGGAGATGGCAAGCTACACTTGCGCTCTTTTAGCAGTAGCAGTAACCAGCACCCACGTCCTTCAGACAGAAGAGATCCTAGGGACTACAATTACCACCGAGGCTCAGGAGACCACAAGAAGCACAGAGACTACCAACTAGACTCGAGAGATGAGCGAGATCACAAAAGCAAATGCACCATCGACAACATAAGTCACAGAGCTGGGCAGGAAACCATAACCTTAAAAGAAGAGATGAGAAAGGAGAGGATGCTCATAACTGTGTCCCGTGGACTGCCCCCCCCTCCAGATGTAAGGGTCAAGGAGGAGCTGCACAAGGAGCTGGAGGCCAATAGAAGCCATAGCAAAGTCAAAGTAGAAGATAAAGACACCAAGGGGAAATCTTCCAAGGACAGTAGAGAAAAAGGCAagggaaaaaatgaaagcagTGATAGTAGTGATGAtgacaaaggaaaaacacataaatcaaagtcagctaaaaaaaaaaagaagaaggagaaaaagaagaagagggataAGTCCTAA
- the LOC115596078 gene encoding NK-tumor recognition protein isoform X1: MYRPGNAAHRPTPFGQPPAQRPPLRFRGACDVPPPGLFPHVPFSTVSSESHFLLNRPPRGHFIRPHCSSFSTDHSTVIASEGRQQISPPAEPRQTQVPQWNPIPVKHHVPDNSDQAGEEFLRCIAANKPLPDYLKGNMAYNLADAFQSASFLKEAVKLDPEFRKHVIRSKSRSRSRSRGKSRGRSRAKSRARSKSRVRSRSRGRSKSHARCKSRARSKSRTHSVGRSQSRSKKSRLRSKSRVRRSKTRSSSGEKSHGKDKTRKRSPSYSYSSSNHLTGNSLLEGLKLVMNSKELEERLPTLKDAILTIQASDETKKVECAHHAADEPRHQQHYSLDSSTSLENDSMLLPHDRVGSDFSWLQAQSQEDSTVQKADELEDEESFLYGSEDIGKKQTNNSSATLFAAFSQIGEHEKPQEMDGLVLGSQQHHQNKFINSSFRDLIDLKQPHKINSSSLTSANLDSSECEKIKNILKSLGTADISEIMVKMQGQEAKQLSAALLSSDSTAASLALPALSDPKVRQSLESLQSLIKATKEKRARRDGSCTSQTSSDKRKAADNEEKKREKQARMIQMESLMKELEGLLKQDGLSFMTPVIGFYCQKCEEFIGDLNSAENHAAIHYHRGSSSEVQMDQHAGDGKLHLRSFSSSSNQHPRPSDRRDPRDYNYHRGSGDHKKHRDYQLDSRDERDHKSKCTIDNISHRAGQETITLKEEMRKERMLITVSRGLPPPPDVRVKEELHKELEANRSHSKVKVEDKDTKGKSSKDSREKGKGKNESSDSSDDDKGKTHKSKSAKKKKKKEKKKKRDKS, translated from the exons CCCCACTGTAGCAGCTTCTCCACAGACCATAGTACAGTGATTGCTTCGGAAGGCAGGCAGCAGATCAGCCCTCCTGCAGAACCACGGCAAACTCAGGTCCCACAGTGGAATCCTATTCCTGTGAAACATCATGTTCCAGACAACAG TGACCAAGCTGGTGAGGAATTCTTGAGATGCATTGCAGCAAACAAACCTCTCCCAGACTATCTCAAAGGGAACATGGCATACAACCTGGCTGATGCATTTCAGTCAGCCAGTTTCCTGAAAGAAGCTGTCAAATTGGACCCTGAGTTCCGAAAGCATGTCATCAGGAGCAAAAGCCGTAGTCGAAGCCGAAGTCGCGGCAAAAGCCGGGGTAGATCCCGAGCTAAGAGCCGTGCACGAAGCAAAAGCAGAGTGCGGAGCCGAAGCAGAGGAAGGAGCAAAAGTCATGCTCGCTGTAAGAGCCGAGCAAGAAGCAAAAGCAGGACCCACAGTGTGGGTCGGAGCCAGAGCCGAAGCAAGAAGAGTCGATTACGGAGCAAAAGTCGAGTCAGGAGGTCTAAGACACGAAGTAGTAGTGGTGAAAAGAGTCATggcaaagacaaaacaagaaagagGAGCCccagctacagctacagcagcagtAATCATCTGACGGGGAATAGTCTGTTAGAAGGCCTGAAGCTGGTCATGAACAGCAAAGAACTGGAGGAGAGGTTGCCTACCCTCAAAGATGCCATCCTCACTATTCAG GcctcagatgaaaccaaaaaagTTGAGTGTGCCCATCATGCTGCTGATGAGCCCAGACATCAGCAGCATTACAGTCTGGACAGTTCAACATCATTGGAAAACGACAGTATGCTCCTCCCTCATGACCGCGTAGGCAGTGACTTCTCTTGGCTTCAGGCACAAAGTCAAGAGGACTCCACAGTCCAGAAAGCTGATGAGCTTGAAGATGAAGAGTCGTTCCTGTATGGGAGTGAAGACATtggtaaaaaacaaaccaataatTCATCTGCTACACTTTTTGCAGCATTCTCTCAGATTGGAGAACATGAGAAACCACAGGAAATGGATGGTCTTGTTCTTGGCAGTCAACAGCATCACCAGAACAAGTTCATAAACAGTAGCTTCAGGGATTTGATTGATCTGAAGCAACCCCATAAAATAAATTCCTCAAGCTTAACCTCTGCCAATCTGGACAGTAGTGAGTGTGAGAAGATCAAGAACATATTAAAAAGTCTGGGTACAGCAGACATTAGCGAGATAATGGTGAAGATGCAGGGGCAGGAGGCAAAGCAGCTCTCTGCAGCACTTCTCAGTTCAGACTCAACAGCAGCAAGCTTAGCATTGCCAGCACTGAGTGACCCAAAAGTTCGGCAATCTCTGGAGTCTCTACAGTCACTCATCAAAG CAACCAAGGAGAAGCGGGCAAGAAGAGATGGTAGTTGCACATCTCAGACATCTTCTGATAAACGCAAG GCAGCTGacaatgaggaaaaaaagagagagaaacaggctAGAATGATTCAAATGGAATCCCTGATGAAAGAACTAGAGGGATTGTTGAAACAGGATG GATTGTCTTTTATGACACCAGTAATTGGGTTTTACTGCCAGAAGTGTGAGGAATTCATTGGAGACTTGAATAGTGCTGAAAATCATGCTGCCATTCACTATCACAGGGGCTCTAGCAGT gaaGTGCAGATGGACCAGCATGCTGGAGATGGCAAGCTACACTTGCGCTCTTTTAGCAGTAGCAGTAACCAGCACCCACGTCCTTCAGACAGAAGAGATCCTAGGGACTACAATTACCACCGAGGCTCAGGAGACCACAAGAAGCACAGAGACTACCAACTAGACTCGAGAGATGAGCGAGATCACAAAAGCAAATGCACCATCGACAACATAAGTCACAGAGCTGGGCAGGAAACCATAACCTTAAAAGAAGAGATGAGAAAGGAGAGGATGCTCATAACTGTGTCCCGTGGACTGCCCCCCCCTCCAGATGTAAGGGTCAAGGAGGAGCTGCACAAGGAGCTGGAGGCCAATAGAAGCCATAGCAAAGTCAAAGTAGAAGATAAAGACACCAAGGGGAAATCTTCCAAGGACAGTAGAGAAAAAGGCAagggaaaaaatgaaagcagTGATAGTAGTGATGAtgacaaaggaaaaacacataaatcaaagtcagctaaaaaaaaaaagaagaaggagaaaaagaagaagagggataAGTCCTAA